From one Chanodichthys erythropterus isolate Z2021 chromosome 3, ASM2448905v1, whole genome shotgun sequence genomic stretch:
- the LOC137012910 gene encoding interleukin-21 receptor-like isoform X1 yields MLLCLGSFKLLNYALISGSVYIQSCTRMMIRTGMICIFLAFSVELNASSQALKEGLICVTDYCKTVSCSLKLPVTSTRNISHWLEFQWNNHISDEYGLKHGPYRCPLQRASEDHTCTFTVNGTMASFDRVAVILHYLENGNKNSSQLNDCWVPAENIKPKAPFNLTLQYTNGTYHFSWTNGYEDEHYGRDLPIEYNFLYYKDGDNDSEVIVHPENKWIQIDEMNLDPVTTYTAMVRSGIREEKEYRGTWSEWSSAVKWKTTSRDE; encoded by the exons ATGTTACTGTGCTTAG GATCTTTCAAGTTGCTGAATTATGCGTTGATATCTGGAAGTGTGTACATACAGTCCTGTACAAGAATGATGATCCGCACTGGAATGATCTGCATTTTCTTGGCTTTTTCAGTGGAACTTAACGCCAGTTCACAGG CTCTGAAAGAAGGGCTCATCTGTGTGACAGATTACTGCAAAACTGTCAGCTGCTCTTTAAAGCTACCAGTCACATCCACTAGAAACATTTCGCACTGGCTGGAATTTCAATGGAACAATCACAT TTCAGATGAATATGGCCTCAAACACGGGCCGTATAGATGCCCACTCCAGAGAGCGAGCGAAGATCACACCTGCACCTTCACTGTGAATGGAACAATGGCTAGTTTTGATAGAGTTGCTGTGATTCTTCATTATTTGGAAAACGGCAATAAGAATTCGTCTCAGTTGAACGATTGTTGGGTGCCAGCAGAAAACA TTAAGCCAAAAGCTCCATTTAATCTGACATTACAATATACAAATGGGACGTATCATTTCTCTTGGACTAATGGATATGAAGATGAACATTATGGACGTGATCTACCCATTGAGTACAACTTCCTGTACTACAAAGATGGAGATAATGACAGC GAGGTCATTGTTCATCCAGAAAATAAATGGATTCAGATTGATGAAATGAATCTTGATCCGGTCACTACATACACTGCTATGGTGAGGTCTGGGATACGTGAAGAAAAGGAATACAGAGGAACGTGGAGCGAGTGGAGCAGCGCAGTAAAATGGAAAACGACATCCAGAGATGAATAG
- the LOC137012910 gene encoding interleukin-21 receptor-like isoform X2 translates to MMIRTGMICIFLAFSVELNASSQALKEGLICVTDYCKTVSCSLKLPVTSTRNISHWLEFQWNNHISDEYGLKHGPYRCPLQRASEDHTCTFTVNGTMASFDRVAVILHYLENGNKNSSQLNDCWVPAENIKPKAPFNLTLQYTNGTYHFSWTNGYEDEHYGRDLPIEYNFLYYKDGDNDSEVIVHPENKWIQIDEMNLDPVTTYTAMVRSGIREEKEYRGTWSEWSSAVKWKTTSRDE, encoded by the exons ATGATGATCCGCACTGGAATGATCTGCATTTTCTTGGCTTTTTCAGTGGAACTTAACGCCAGTTCACAGG CTCTGAAAGAAGGGCTCATCTGTGTGACAGATTACTGCAAAACTGTCAGCTGCTCTTTAAAGCTACCAGTCACATCCACTAGAAACATTTCGCACTGGCTGGAATTTCAATGGAACAATCACAT TTCAGATGAATATGGCCTCAAACACGGGCCGTATAGATGCCCACTCCAGAGAGCGAGCGAAGATCACACCTGCACCTTCACTGTGAATGGAACAATGGCTAGTTTTGATAGAGTTGCTGTGATTCTTCATTATTTGGAAAACGGCAATAAGAATTCGTCTCAGTTGAACGATTGTTGGGTGCCAGCAGAAAACA TTAAGCCAAAAGCTCCATTTAATCTGACATTACAATATACAAATGGGACGTATCATTTCTCTTGGACTAATGGATATGAAGATGAACATTATGGACGTGATCTACCCATTGAGTACAACTTCCTGTACTACAAAGATGGAGATAATGACAGC GAGGTCATTGTTCATCCAGAAAATAAATGGATTCAGATTGATGAAATGAATCTTGATCCGGTCACTACATACACTGCTATGGTGAGGTCTGGGATACGTGAAGAAAAGGAATACAGAGGAACGTGGAGCGAGTGGAGCAGCGCAGTAAAATGGAAAACGACATCCAGAGATGAATAG